CCACCGGCAGAGGCTTGAAATGCGTTTCAGGCGGCTACTCCGCCCAGATACCCAACTGCATCTCTTTCGCCTGATATTCGGCGGCTGACAATTCATCGGACTGCAAATATTCAGGGGAATGCCAAGCCATCCCCTCCGCCACCATTTCCCGGTTGATCCACCGGTCCCCCAGGTAAACCTGGGAAATGAGTTGCATGCTTCCCTTTTCGAGGTCCCGCTGGCTGATCGCGAGTATGGTTACCTCATTGCCGATGATCTTGTCAGCCAGCGCCTGGGTGGAGGCGGCCCAATGCCTCTGGCCATAGGCGGGAGCGGCGATTTCAGCCAACCATACTTCAATGACCTGGTTGTCCGGGGTATTCATGGTGAACGTTTCCCCGCTCATCACATCTAAAACCCGGCCCTGAATTGTCTGACCGGCCAGAACGACCGGCGTTTCCGGAATCGACTGGTCCGGCGCCGCGGCCACACCTTCTTCCTCAACATCCGTTTGAGCACCAATTGGGGAAAAGGCCATCAAACAAAGGGCCGACGCACATAATTTGAAGAGACTTTTCATGATGTCACCTCCTTTTCCACATCCCTATCTTTTCTTCCTTTCCCAGGAGAATTATACACGAGATGACCTAAGGGAGTCGACGATTGTTACAGGTACACCATCGGCTTGGCCAAAGCTTGCGGCACCGTGATTTACATGCATCACCCCTGCCAGAACGCATCCACCGCATGGCTCAAGGCGCCGATATTGCGGACGCGGAGAAATCTCCACCAGGGCGGGAATAAACGGCGATAGCGTAACTCACCAAACCGGGCATCAATCAACAACACCACCCCCCGGTCGGTTTCCGAGCGAATGACCCGCCCGATGGCCTGCAGCACACGGTTCATGCCGGGGAATGTATACGCAAACCCAAACCCATCCATCTCCCGTTCCTGGAAATAGGCACGAATCAAATCCCGTTCCATCGACAACTGCGGAAGGCCCACCCCGACAATCACCGCCCCGATCAGCCGCTCCCCGACCAGGTCAATCCCTTCCCCGAAGATTCCGCCCAGGATGGCAAAGCCCACCAGGGTTTCTCCATGCTCGATTGAAAAGGCATCCAGATAATCACCCCGCTGCGCCTCCGTCATCCCCGGCCGTTGAACAAGAACCGCCACGGAGGGATACTTCCCGGTAAACAGTTGCAGGACATCATTGAGATATTGATAGGACGGAAAATAGACGAGGTAGTTCCCGCGGCGCTCCAGCACCAGGCTCCCAATCGCCTCAACTACCTCATGCAGCGACGCGGCTCGCCCTTTGAAATGGGTCTGAATCCGATCCTGAATCAGCACCGCCAGGTTCTCGGGCGGGAATGGGGATGACAATTGCAAAACCGGATCACCTGGCTCGCCCCCCAAGAGCATGCGGAAATATTCCAAAGGCGCCAGCGTGGCGGAGAAAAAGATGGCGGCCTTGCCACGGTTCAGCGCCTCCCGGAGCAGGAACGAGGGATCCATGCAAAACAACCTGACCGTCCGGGTGGCGTGGCTGTTGTAGAGCGTCACGAACCGTTCATCGTAATATTCGGCCGTGCGCCGGAACCCATATAAACGGAAATACAGGGCCAGCAACGCCTCGCGGAAACTGGACGGCTGATTTTTCGACAACCAGTTCTCCATCTCCTCAAGGGCGGTTTCCACTATTTCAACCAGGCCCCTGGGCAACTCACGACTCGCGCGAACCCCGCCAGCGCCCTCAGGGGCGGGCCTCACCTCAAGCGGGAACAGATCGAGCTCCAGGGTCGGATCAGAAGCCTCCATGACCGGCCCCGCCCGCCCCGGGGCGCCCAGTTTCTGTAATTCCGCATTCAACTTGACGAGCACCTTGGCGACACGGGGTGCATTGCGCCCCAGGGCTCGCCTGACCGCCTCGCTCTCGCGATAATCCAGATCGGCAGAAAACATTTCCCGTGCCCGATCCACCAGATTATGGGCCTCATCCACCAGGAATCCGTTGGACCCGCCCCCCTCGGCAAAATGACGGCGCAAATAGACCTTGGGATCAAAGACATAATTGTAATCGCAAATGACCGCATCACACCAAACCGACACATCCAGCGAGAGTTCAAAGGGGCAGACCTGGTGTTTCCTCGCCACCTCTTCAATCACCGCCCGTGTCATCGCTTCGTGCCCTAACGCCTCCCGCATGGCGTCTTTGTTACGGTCGAAATACCCGGCCGCCAGGGGACACACTACTGCATCACACAGCGCATCCCCCTGGGGACACACCTTCTCCTTGGCCGTCAATGTCACCGCCCGCAGTTTCAAGCCCGTCGAGCGCAGGTCTACGCAAGCCGTTTCGGCGGTCAACCGACCAACCGTACGAGCCGTGAGGTAGAAGATCCGTTCCAATGATCCTGCACCCAATGCTTTAATGGCCGGAAACAGTACGGAGATGGTCTTGCCAATCCCCGTTGGTGCCGCCAGGAACAGTCGGCCCCCGTCATCCAGCACGCCTTCGGCCGCCTCCACGAGTTCACGTTGTCCCCTCCGGTAAGCAGGATAAGGAAAGCGCAAGGCGCGAATGGAGGCATCCCGTGTTCGGCACCAGGCATGACGTTCCTTGAGCCAATCCAGATAGACCGCCAAGGTATCCTCAACGCAGGCGGAGAGCTCGGCCAGGGAAAATACCTGTTGAAACTCAGTAATCTTCCCGGTCTCCAGCTCCAGATAAGTCAAACGGATGGCGAGCTCAGGAAGCCCCTGCGCCCGGGCATAGCTGAACCCGTAAATTTTGGCCTGCGCCCAATGCAGCGGATCAGGCGAAGGCGCCCCGGCTCCCTGAATGGTTTTGATCTCTTCAAGCCAGACCTCTCCCGGCCCGTGGAATAGGCCATCGATGCGGCCCCGGATCAGCAACGTAAACTCCTCCGTTTCAACCGGCCATTCGACGGGGATTTCCGTCTGATACCCCGAAGGGCGGGAGCGTTGGATTTTCTGGTGTCCCCGGATGCCGGCGAGGGCCCGCCGGGGCCCGACAAAAAGCTGTCCCCCGCCCAGGTCACCACGCCGCCAGACAAACTCTACCAACTCACGAACGGAGACGACGTGGAGGGGCTTGGGGAAGTTATCCCTTTCAACTGACGGACTTACGCTCTCTTCCACCATACCTTGACACCCTCTTGTTCTTACAGTGGAGGGATGCGCTCCGTCGCATCCGCAGGACAAGGACGTGGGCCCGGCGCTGACAGAGCAGCGCCCTCCATTGAGTGTGATGCGCCCTTAATAGACGCAACCCGTAACTCGCAACTTTCAACTCGCGACTCTCAACCCTACTCGGTTAATTCAATAACCTTGAAAAATCCCTTGGCCAAGGACGCCGGAACGGTGATGGACATCACTTCCGTGGCGCCAGCGGGATAAGTGGCCAATGGGGAAAACGAATGATTCAGATCGTCCGTGAACAAAACCTGATACTGCCGACCAGGGATGCAGTGCCAGGCCATGTGCGCCTGTGCCGAACCCGCCTGGCAGGTGAGCGTGGCCACAAAGGGCGCGAGCCTTTCCGGCTGATCGACCAAGGCGCCGCCATTGGTGCTCACAAGATCGAAGGAACAGCTCCTGCGCTGGCTGTATAAGCCGCCGGGCGGGTAGCAGATATAGTCAATTTTGAAGGCCTTATATCCGAGCGCGATATTCTCAGTCATTCGATCCTGGCCCCCCCAACCACCTGTCGAATAACTCTCGACAATGACGTTGGTCAGCGTAACACGATAAAACTCACCGGTGCTCGCCGCGTTCCGGACCATCAGGCTCGCGCTGCCAAAAGACATCCCCATGCAGACCCGCCCTATCAGCACCGGACTTGACTTGTCCAGATACTTGGTGAGGGATAGTTCCTGCATACTGACGCGCCCCACACGGCCGGCAAGGTTCGTGGAAAGGACAAAGTTCCCGCCCCAGGACCAGGCGAGGACGTCGATTTCCCCCAGGTGCAACGGGCTCTGGCTTTCCCCGGACACCTGCGGGATTTTCAGGAAAACCTCATTGGCGGCATGAGCCGGCAGGGCCGCAAGGCACATCGCCACTCCCCACGCCCAGCAAACGGCAAGAGTTACCCACCTGCGCCTGGAACAATCTGCTGGCAAGGTTTTCCGCATCCCGCTCCCCGTTACATCTTCACATTAGCGGCAATATCCCAACCTAATTCCAGCCGGCCACCGTCAGGCGTGCCGTCGGGCTTCCGCGGCTGGTAAGAGACTTTAAAGGCAGAAAAATTCAGTGTGATGTTTTCCGTCAAGCGGTCTTCCCCTCCGGACCCGCCCGTCGAGAGGCTGGTGACAATCACATCCGTCATGGTAATTATCAGAAACTCAACTGGCGCGGGGCCTCCGCCCGTGCGTATCGTCAACTTCACTTCAGCAAACTGTTTCCCTGAGCACACGTAGTTAAACAGCACCGAACTTGACTTGTCCACATACTTGGTGAGCGACAGGTCCTGCACGCTCACCTTGCCGCCGCCCCCCCCGCCACCAGTATGCATGGTGCCCGAATTGCTCATCCCCCAGGACCAGGCAAGTACATCGATTTCATTGGTATGCACCGCATCCAGTGATTCCCCGTGAAGATCGTCCATCTTGAGGAACATATCCATCGCAGCCTGGGTACTCACCCCCCCGAATATCAACATGGCGGATAAGACCGCCCCCGCTACCCGTGTTTTGCTTGCCATACCGTTGCCCTTTCTACAGCTAAACCTTGAATATCAACCTTGTGTAATATCAAATCCAACTATTTATGCGCCGGCTGCACCCAGGTCGCGGGACATCAAGGCGGCAATGCGGGCCGCAAAAACGGCCGGATTGTCGACTTTAGACCCTTCGGCCACATGCGCCAGGTCGCGCAGCAATTCGACACTTTCACCCAGCTTCGGGTTTTCCTTGTCGGCTTCATACATGGCCTGCACCGCAATCACCACCGGATGGGCCGGATTGAGCTCCAGCACGCGCTCCGTTTGAGGCACCGGCTGTCCCATGCGGCGCATCATGGCTTCAATGTGCGGGCTCATGCTGTACTCGTCGCCGACCAGACAGGCCGGACTTTCCTTCAACCGGGAGGAGATGCGAACCTCTTTCACGCCAGCCAGCTTTTCGCCGACAAACCCGAGAAAGCCTTCAAACTTTTTCTTTTCGTCCTTCAGGGCATCGGCATCACCCAGCTCACCCTTATTGGCCGCTTTAAACTTTTTACCTTTGTATTCGCCGAGTTGCGGCATCACGAATTCGTCGATCGGATCAAGCATGAAGAGGACTTCCTGTCCGCCCGCCTTGAAGCCTTCCAGAAAGGGTGAATTTTCAGCAATGCCGCGATGTTCAGCCGCGAGATAGATGATCTCTTTTTGTTCTTCTTTCATGTTTCCGACATAGTCGGCCAGCGAACGCATTTTACCGGCTTCAGTGGCGGTCGATTCAAACAGCAGCAAATCAGCAATTTTTTCGCGGTTTTCAAAGTCGTTCTGCAGTCCCTCTTTCAGCATGGGCCCGAACTCGGAATAGAAATTGAGATACTTGTCATAGCGCTGCGCCTTCATGTCGCCTAACGTTTTAAGAATCCGCGAGACCAGATTCCGGCGGATTTTATCCAAGCGCGGGTTTTCCTGGAGTATTTCGCGCGACACGTTCAGCGGCAGGTCGGCGGCATCCACGACGCCTTTCACAAAGCGCAGGTAGGGCGGCAGCAGGTTTTCAAATTCGTTGCTGATAAAGACCCGCTGAACATAAAGATTCAGGCGCGCCTTTTGGTCATTGGTCATCATCATGTCGAACGGCTTTTTCTCAGGAATAAAAAGCAGTGCCTTGAACTCAATGGCGCCTTCGGCGTTATAATGGATCACTTCCGCCGGGGCAGTGAAGTCGTGCGAGATATGCTTGTAAAACTCGCTGTATTCTTCCGCCGTGACATCACTCTTTGAGCGCAGCCAGATCGCTTTGCGGGTGTTGATGGTTTCCTCACCCATCACCACCGGATGCTCCACAAAGTCTGAGAATTTCTTGACCAGCGCACGAATCCGGAACTCTTCGAGATATTCCGCCGCGTCATCCTTGAGATGCAGCGTCACCATCGTGCCGCGTTTTTCACGGGTTCCTTCGGCGACCGTGAACGAGCCCGTTCCGGCGGAGGCCCAGCAGACCGCCGGGGCGCCGTGCATGCGGGATTCAACCGTGACGCGATCCGCCACCATGAACGAGGAATAAAACCCGACCCCGAACTGACCGATCAGTTCCGGATTCTCCTTGGCCCCGGACTCCTTGAGTTGCGCCAGAAACGCTTTGGTTCCCGAATGCGCAATGGTGCCCAGATTCCGGATCAGCGAGGCTTCATCCATCCCGATCCCGTTGTCGGAAACCGTCAGCGTTTTCGCCTCTTTATCCACCGCTATCGAGATCTTCCAGTCGCTGTCCCCATCGAGCAGACTGGTGTCGGTCAGCGCTTCAAACCGGATCTTATCGATGGCATCGCAGGCATTGCTGATCAGTTCGCGGAGGAACACCTCCCGGTGGGAATACAGCGAATGCGTAATCAGATGCAGCAGTTGCGAAAGTTCGGTTTTAAATTCCATGGTTTTTTCGCTCATATGCATATCTCCTATCCAAATAAAGGGGTGAATCACAAAATCACAAGTCCGGCAGAATAGAGAAAGCAGGCCAAAAATCCAGCACTTCTTTAGGCGGAGCAAAAGAAATGCCACCAGGACCAAAGGGGGGATTTCCGCCAAAGGCTCCAGTAAAAACCAATAAAACCTAATGTTTACAGCGTTTTTACTGGAGCCAGCTATCGGACTTGAACCGATGACCTGCTGATTACAAATCAGCCTAAGGCCCCTGAGTAAGAACGCAAAATATCAGAAAAATAAGGGTTTGGATACTGAAAACATTGAATGAAGTGAATATAGACAAAAATCTCATAAATGATATTCTCTGTAGGTCTCGCATACAAAAGAAGGCTTCAAAGCATACTAGGAAGCGTACTAAAATGGAGGTGATCCATGAAAGATGAAATCAAAGGGCATCTCTTCAAAAGAAAATATCTTGGGAAAAAGCAAATCCGGCTCAAGCCCGAGGACCCGTTAGAGGGAAAATTCTACATTCAATATGACATCAACCGGCGCCGCTATGTCGATTGCCTCAATACAACCGACTTAGAAAAGGCAAGACAACGATGGGCTGATAAAAAAGCCGACCTGATGTTTATTACTGATGAGGAAAAATATCTCCAACGCCTGATTGAATCCAACGAAAGCAAGATCCGCAAGTTACAGAAACTTCAAAGCGGCGGCGGCATGATCCTCATTAAGGATGCCTTCGATAAATTCAAGGAATCGAAATACCGGAAGAAGGCAACCAGCGAAAAGACCTTGAAGGGGTATAAGCAGCAATTTACCCGCTTTGCCAACTGGAGCCCTGGCACGGTCAAGACCATGCGGGACCTCACCCCCCGGATATGTGAACTCTATATCGACGATCTTGAGAAGCAGGAAAAGCCAAAGCTCAATGCGGAGACCGTGGATAAACATGTCGGATTGCTGGAAATGATATGGAATGTCCTGCTCCCCGATGAAAAGAACCCGTGGCGCGGCCTGCATTCGACCATGGACCACACTCAGGTTGGATACCGTAGGTTGACACTGGCAGAATGCAAAAGGCTCTACGAGGCGGCTGAGGGCGAATACAAAACGCTTGTGCTTCTAGGATTTGCCACCGGCCAACGGCTGATTGACTGCGCCACATTGGATTGGGATCAGGTCAACGTTAAAGACAAAATCATAGGCTTCACCCCGGCCAAGACCAAGAAGCGCAAAAATAAACTTGTGCTTATCCCCATGTCGAAACAACTATCCGAATTGCTCAGTCACAAGGGCACAGGGTATGTGATGCCCACCATTGCAGAAAAATACAATGCTGATGCCGCCAAGATTTCCGAGAAAGTCTCAGAGTTATTTGCCAAGGAGGGCGTGAAGGTGTTGGATAATGAGGAAGGCCACGCCAGCTTCCACTCGTTCAGGCATACCTTTGCATCCATGCTGGACGAAGCCGGGTGCCCCTTGCAGATCCGTGCCTATCTGACAAATCACTCTCTCCCTGGGCAAAAGGAACTGATGCCGGGAGTTACGGCGGTCTACAGTCATCCCGACATTGAGCCCATTCGCAAGTGGGTGTTGAAAATTATCCCTAAAATCTGATTTCCCCCAACAAATCAGGCGGTTCAATCGAAAAGTTGGAAGCATACTAAAGTATGCTTGACGGTTTATGCACCTTTGGTGTAGCTTCCCACGCAAATGGAAACACGCCTCATCAAACAATTTCGATGCAAACGGTGCGGTAACTGGTTTACCCCGAAGAAAGAACCCACCCCCGGCAAAGAAGGCCGTTGCGGTAAATGTAAATCACCATACTGGTGGCTTGAGCGAAGGAATAAGAAATCATGAGTGACATAAGAAACTGTCCAAACGTGAAGGAACTTGAGGCGGAACTGACTATCGCGGTAAAGCAGGTTGAAATCGCCCGCCGTGGATTTTCGGAAATCATCAACTGGTCGGGAGATCCAAGTGACGGGGACCCTTCTTTATTCTCGCATGAAACCTTGCAGGCTATGGATAAACTAGCTCCTGAACAGAAATGCCAATGGACCGAGGATGATACCTATTCGTGGGATACCGGCTGCGGTAATCGCCATCTGTTCAGTGAAGCCGGTCCATCAGAGAACAAGCACACATTCTGCCCATACTGCGGGAAACGGATTGAGGTGGTGAAGTGAATCTGAAAGAAGCGGTGCGACTCACCCAACAGGAGTCTGACTTTTGCTGTAATACCGACAAGCGTGAGCGTCTTGGAACCATTATTGATGCGCTCCATAAATCCCAAAAACGCGAGAAGGAATTCCGCAAGGCAATCATGTGGGCCTTGGGCGTCAATGGCGAATTCCCGGTGCGTACTGACGGCGCCGGTCCTTACTGGTGGCGCATGGAATTGATGCGTCGGGCCGGGGTATCCATTCAGGAGTTGAATAGGCAGGCAAAATCATGAACATCCTTGCCAACAGCTATTTTTCAGGCGCCGGGTTGATGGACTGCGGCCTTGAGCGCGGAGGCGTTCGTGTTCAGCAATCTTTCGAGATAGATGCTAAATGCTGTGAGACGCTCCGCCACAATTTCAGTCATGAAGTATCGGAAACAGACATCACTCAGAAGTTGGTGAGCAACGAGAAGGATTGTCACGTCATGGTTGCCACCTACCCATGCACGAAGTACAGCACGATTGCCGATATTCACGGCGCCCGGACCGGTGATGATCTTTTCTTGCACTTCTTCCGGCATGTTGCCATCAGGAAGCCAGAGATGTATGTCGTGGAGAACGTCCCCGGAATGCGCAAGTTCCCCGTGGTGATGGAGTCCATGACCAAATTACCTGAATACTACGTCCATGTGGTTTGCCCGGTGAAGTCTGAAATGTGGCTACCACAGAAGCGGAATCGCCTGATTATTATTGGCAGCAGGAAGCCTTTCTCGTGGCGTGAGCCCTCCCCGTCTGTCAGATGCACCCTGAGAGATATTCTTGAGGATGATCCACGCCCGGATATTCCTGATTATGTAGCCAAGCGCCTTGGCGGGGTCTACAGGGACATGCCCATCATCAGCGACCCGGCCAGAGGGGACCTCGCCCCTACCTGCGTCGCCCACTATGCCAAGGACGTATCTACGCGCCTTGTAGCTGATGCCCGGTTCCCAGGCGGCGCCAGACCTTACACCGTGCGTGAATATGCCAGGTTGCAGGGAGTGCCGGACAGCTTCACTTTCTCGGGCACCGACCGGGATGCCTATCGGCAGATAGGGAATGGTGTTTCTGTGCCGGTTGGCGAGTGGGTGGGTAATGAGATTGTCAGGTATTTCGAGAGTTTCAATTAAAGGAGAATTGAGAGAATGAAAATCAGAACAGGCAATATTAAAGAAAAGGATGTTGTGCGCATTCTGGAAACCCCGTGGTGGCCTCCAATGCTTTCAAGTGATGGACGTTATTATCGCCCTCAGGATGATTGCCCACCATCAGAAGGAAGTGGAATCGCTGTTTCCATTGGTTGCGATGGCGATGCGTGGGTTCAAACTTATCAGCCAATGATGCAATCATGCAGATATCGTGTGCCCATGTTCGGCGGCGGAATGAGCCCGCGAGTGCGACAGGCATTATTGATTTTGGCAATGGCAATCAAATTAGATAACGAGGAAAACCCTGTTTCATACGCAAAGGTGCCGGATGGTGAAGGGGGTAGAAAGTGAGCGGACCAACAGCAAACTCTTTATGCCGAATTAATTACCTAAAAGACCCCGCCACTCTTGATAAACTATTGGATGCTTTTGAAAACGACGGGATGCCTATGGGAAGTGATCGGTGGGCGGAACATTGTTTTTACCGATTCAAAGAACTTCGCGAAAAAGAGGATCAACTACGAATTTTAGAACACAATATTTCTAAGCTGATGAAGGATACCTGCTTGTCCCGGAGTGCAGAATCCGTGTGGCTAATTCTTCGGAAAAACCTCACCAAAGAATTTCAAGAACAAAAAGCCATAGAAGACTTAAAGGTGATGCCGTGAGCGAATTGAACCATCCACTTAATCCCAACGCCGTGACTTACTCGTCGAGCCAGGCAACAGAATGCGCCGTTTGCAGGGAACGGAAGCACACACCCTTACGCCGCGACGAAATGGGCGGCTATGTCTGCCTGACGTGCATTGACAAACGATTGGATAAGTTTGAGCTTCTACCGGACAATCCCTTTGACTCCCCAGTGAGATCCGGTTATTCCCGCGATGAGATTTACGAGCACGCCAAGACATTCATGGTTGAAACGTATGGCCCAGTCCGGGAAAGCCCCGACAAAGACAAGTGGCACGAGCGATTTGGATTCTTGCTGTCATTCCTGCATGACCGATTCCCAAGTAACGAGGTGAAATCATGAGACTGCACCTTGTTTTAACCCATCACTGGTTCGATGAAATTGCAGAAGGGCGTAAGTTTGTCGAATATCGCGCCCCGTCCGAACGATGGATGCGCCTAATTTACAGTAGGCGTTCAGAAATTATCCATGTGAGATTTGCGCGCGGCTACACAAAGCAGACCATGCTTTTCCCTGTGAGACTGATTGATATCGGGAAATGTCCATACGAAGGCTGGCAAGGTAATTTCATCAGAATCCATTTTGATGATCCAAATAACAGAGGCGTTAGAAGCAATGTAGTTCCAGAGGTGAAGGAATGAAAATATTTATCTGCAATAAGGCTGGAAGCTTAAAGTATTGCCGCGAGTGTCCAAGATCTGTCCCGATGGAGAGAACATTACTTCTGCGAATTTGTCCGCTGAATGAAGATCAGATTACAATGATCCGCTACCGTGCTCCTCTTGAGGTTGCAATGCTGAAAGAGATCGTCAGGATACGCGCCAGAATGAAAGGCGAGGTGTACTACTCTGAGCAATGGTGGGCGATGGATGCTACGGTTTCAGTGTTGTGGACGGTTCTTAAGGATGGGCGGGGATGACCACCATCCATAATGATGATTTCGATATGTGCTGCGGTTCTCGGCCCCATGTCTTTCAGAAGTGCCGTGATGGCGATGTCATGGTCAAGTGTGGAATATGCGGAGATAAGTTGACGGTCAAATCACAGGACGCTTTGAGCAGTCTGATGATCGAATGGAACAAACGGCAAAGGAGTAAGGCGTGAAAAAATGGTTCTCCAAATTCTGGAACTGTTACGTGTGGCGCTTCCATGACTGGACTTGCGCGGCGGCGGAAGGCATCCCTCCCACTACGAAACAGGTGTCCGATGGTATTGAAGGATTTTGGGATTACGCACGAATGTACTGCAAGCGGTGCGGGAAAGTGTCAAAGCTTAATCATGAATGAAATTCAGAAGATGGCTTGCCAGGCCGCACTGGAAAAGATGATCCGGGACGGCTATGTCTGCATCTGCACAATTGACAAGATCCTCAAAATCACCGGCGGGATACCGGACCGGAAAGACTACGAAGTTCTGCACGTCCTTCACTGCGTTCATTTCAGGGAGATGCCAAAAGACCTTTTGCGTGGTTTGCCGGTCATACTGGCCCGCGTCATCGGTTCCGAAGGGTTGATGTTTGATATAAGCACAGACTGCAAAACACTGTTACTTGATAGGGCAAAATGAAATTAATTGATTTGTTTACGGTCGGAGAAGCCATAGGTTTTACCGGATTAGTTTCCGGGCTCGCGTACATTGAGACCCACGGCGGCGGAGAACATCCCAACATGTGGATTCTGGTTGGCTTGT
The bacterium genome window above contains:
- a CDS encoding thermonuclease family protein, translating into MKSLFKLCASALCLMAFSPIGAQTDVEEEGVAAAPDQSIPETPVVLAGQTIQGRVLDVMSGETFTMNTPDNQVIEVWLAEIAAPAYGQRHWAASTQALADKIIGNEVTILAISQRDLEKGSMQLISQVYLGDRWINREMVAEGMAWHSPEYLQSDELSAAEYQAKEMQLGIWAE
- a CDS encoding ATP-dependent DNA helicase; this encodes MVEESVSPSVERDNFPKPLHVVSVRELVEFVWRRGDLGGGQLFVGPRRALAGIRGHQKIQRSRPSGYQTEIPVEWPVETEEFTLLIRGRIDGLFHGPGEVWLEEIKTIQGAGAPSPDPLHWAQAKIYGFSYARAQGLPELAIRLTYLELETGKITEFQQVFSLAELSACVEDTLAVYLDWLKERHAWCRTRDASIRALRFPYPAYRRGQRELVEAAEGVLDDGGRLFLAAPTGIGKTISVLFPAIKALGAGSLERIFYLTARTVGRLTAETACVDLRSTGLKLRAVTLTAKEKVCPQGDALCDAVVCPLAAGYFDRNKDAMREALGHEAMTRAVIEEVARKHQVCPFELSLDVSVWCDAVICDYNYVFDPKVYLRRHFAEGGGSNGFLVDEAHNLVDRAREMFSADLDYRESEAVRRALGRNAPRVAKVLVKLNAELQKLGAPGRAGPVMEASDPTLELDLFPLEVRPAPEGAGGVRASRELPRGLVEIVETALEEMENWLSKNQPSSFREALLALYFRLYGFRRTAEYYDERFVTLYNSHATRTVRLFCMDPSFLLREALNRGKAAIFFSATLAPLEYFRMLLGGEPGDPVLQLSSPFPPENLAVLIQDRIQTHFKGRAASLHEVVEAIGSLVLERRGNYLVYFPSYQYLNDVLQLFTGKYPSVAVLVQRPGMTEAQRGDYLDAFSIEHGETLVGFAILGGIFGEGIDLVGERLIGAVIVGVGLPQLSMERDLIRAYFQEREMDGFGFAYTFPGMNRVLQAIGRVIRSETDRGVVLLIDARFGELRYRRLFPPWWRFLRVRNIGALSHAVDAFWQG
- a CDS encoding type VI secretion system tube protein Hcp, which produces MCLAALPAHAANEVFLKIPQVSGESQSPLHLGEIDVLAWSWGGNFVLSTNLAGRVGRVSMQELSLTKYLDKSSPVLIGRVCMGMSFGSASLMVRNAASTGEFYRVTLTNVIVESYSTGGWGGQDRMTENIALGYKAFKIDYICYPPGGLYSQRRSCSFDLVSTNGGALVDQPERLAPFVATLTCQAGSAQAHMAWHCIPGRQYQVLFTDDLNHSFSPLATYPAGATEVMSITVPASLAKGFFKVIELTE
- a CDS encoding type VI secretion system tube protein Hcp translates to MLIFGGVSTQAAMDMFLKMDDLHGESLDAVHTNEIDVLAWSWGMSNSGTMHTGGGGGGGKVSVQDLSLTKYVDKSSSVLFNYVCSGKQFAEVKLTIRTGGGPAPVEFLIITMTDVIVTSLSTGGSGGEDRLTENITLNFSAFKVSYQPRKPDGTPDGGRLELGWDIAANVKM
- the htpG gene encoding molecular chaperone HtpG, producing MSEKTMEFKTELSQLLHLITHSLYSHREVFLRELISNACDAIDKIRFEALTDTSLLDGDSDWKISIAVDKEAKTLTVSDNGIGMDEASLIRNLGTIAHSGTKAFLAQLKESGAKENPELIGQFGVGFYSSFMVADRVTVESRMHGAPAVCWASAGTGSFTVAEGTREKRGTMVTLHLKDDAAEYLEEFRIRALVKKFSDFVEHPVVMGEETINTRKAIWLRSKSDVTAEEYSEFYKHISHDFTAPAEVIHYNAEGAIEFKALLFIPEKKPFDMMMTNDQKARLNLYVQRVFISNEFENLLPPYLRFVKGVVDAADLPLNVSREILQENPRLDKIRRNLVSRILKTLGDMKAQRYDKYLNFYSEFGPMLKEGLQNDFENREKIADLLLFESTATEAGKMRSLADYVGNMKEEQKEIIYLAAEHRGIAENSPFLEGFKAGGQEVLFMLDPIDEFVMPQLGEYKGKKFKAANKGELGDADALKDEKKKFEGFLGFVGEKLAGVKEVRISSRLKESPACLVGDEYSMSPHIEAMMRRMGQPVPQTERVLELNPAHPVVIAVQAMYEADKENPKLGESVELLRDLAHVAEGSKVDNPAVFAARIAALMSRDLGAAGA
- a CDS encoding tyrosine-type recombinase/integrase, with product MKDEIKGHLFKRKYLGKKQIRLKPEDPLEGKFYIQYDINRRRYVDCLNTTDLEKARQRWADKKADLMFITDEEKYLQRLIESNESKIRKLQKLQSGGGMILIKDAFDKFKESKYRKKATSEKTLKGYKQQFTRFANWSPGTVKTMRDLTPRICELYIDDLEKQEKPKLNAETVDKHVGLLEMIWNVLLPDEKNPWRGLHSTMDHTQVGYRRLTLAECKRLYEAAEGEYKTLVLLGFATGQRLIDCATLDWDQVNVKDKIIGFTPAKTKKRKNKLVLIPMSKQLSELLSHKGTGYVMPTIAEKYNADAAKISEKVSELFAKEGVKVLDNEEGHASFHSFRHTFASMLDEAGCPLQIRAYLTNHSLPGQKELMPGVTAVYSHPDIEPIRKWVLKIIPKI
- a CDS encoding DNA cytosine methyltransferase; the protein is MNILANSYFSGAGLMDCGLERGGVRVQQSFEIDAKCCETLRHNFSHEVSETDITQKLVSNEKDCHVMVATYPCTKYSTIADIHGARTGDDLFLHFFRHVAIRKPEMYVVENVPGMRKFPVVMESMTKLPEYYVHVVCPVKSEMWLPQKRNRLIIIGSRKPFSWREPSPSVRCTLRDILEDDPRPDIPDYVAKRLGGVYRDMPIISDPARGDLAPTCVAHYAKDVSTRLVADARFPGGARPYTVREYARLQGVPDSFTFSGTDRDAYRQIGNGVSVPVGEWVGNEIVRYFESFN